The following are encoded together in the bacterium genome:
- a CDS encoding beta-lactamase family protein: protein MRTGWGRTGFALLGAIAAHAAPAWAGAPSYRAVFKAARAVVDGGAPSAAVEIVTPAQRENILHGYANVPKAERLKVGAQVRLADVTQVVTGSVVLALVGDGVLALGDTVERWVPGLLGPGAVVTVGQLLQQTSGIPDYTATDAFAADVRADPLADVPPQQLTGYVAQLPLLFPPGSAFGYSRTDAIVLGLIVEAATGMSLEAVIAARVAAPLDLERTALPASNELPAPRTEGYHFKRTEYGPIRKVTDAISPSWTWAAAGMISTPVEVGRVLRARMAGRLFPDALVEQSLASLVRGDGFPPGPGTSRSGLGIFAYRLPCGLVYGYTGRIPGWRTFAVANRQGTRSATVVVNVDNGRKHVANLARRLQQKAACRALRFE, encoded by the coding sequence GTCTTCAAGGCGGCACGCGCCGTCGTGGACGGCGGGGCGCCGAGCGCCGCCGTGGAGATCGTCACGCCCGCGCAGCGGGAGAACATCCTGCACGGCTACGCGAACGTGCCGAAGGCCGAGCGGCTGAAGGTCGGCGCCCAGGTCCGTCTCGCGGACGTCACCCAGGTCGTGACCGGGTCCGTCGTCCTCGCGCTGGTGGGCGACGGCGTGCTCGCGCTCGGCGACACCGTCGAGCGCTGGGTCCCCGGCCTCCTCGGACCGGGCGCGGTGGTCACCGTCGGCCAGCTGCTCCAGCAGACGAGCGGCATCCCGGACTACACGGCGACCGACGCCTTCGCGGCCGACGTCAGGGCCGATCCGCTCGCCGACGTGCCGCCGCAGCAGCTGACGGGCTACGTCGCCCAGCTGCCGCTGCTGTTCCCCCCGGGCAGCGCGTTCGGCTACTCGCGCACCGACGCCATCGTGCTCGGGCTCATCGTCGAGGCGGCGACCGGCATGTCGCTCGAGGCGGTGATCGCGGCCCGCGTCGCCGCGCCGCTCGACCTCGAGCGGACCGCGCTGCCGGCGAGCAACGAGCTGCCGGCGCCGCGCACCGAGGGCTATCACTTCAAGCGCACCGAGTACGGACCGATCCGCAAGGTGACGGACGCGATCTCGCCGTCGTGGACCTGGGCGGCGGCGGGCATGATCTCGACGCCGGTCGAGGTGGGACGTGTGCTGCGCGCACGCATGGCGGGACGCCTGTTCCCCGACGCCCTCGTCGAGCAGAGCCTCGCGAGCCTCGTGCGCGGCGACGGCTTTCCGCCCGGGCCGGGTACGAGCCGCTCCGGGCTCGGCATCTTCGCGTATCGCCTGCCGTGCGGGCTCGTGTACGGCTACACGGGACGCATCCCGGGCTGGCGCACGTTCGCGGTGGCGAACCGCCAGGGTACGCGCTCCGCCACGGTCGTCGTCAACGTCGACAACGGCAGGAAGCACGTCGCCAACCTGGCGCGCCGCCTTCAGCAGAAGGCGGCCTGCCGCGCGCTGCGTTTCGAGTGA
- a CDS encoding alpha/beta hydrolase — protein sequence MRRFSTATAAQSTSLAPRGRARPSLTRPTAPGLSGEVPPETPIAPPLAALLALEMRAGLELLGLLPALPWLRAAHRGCGSPVLVLPGYLADDVATRALRWFLRDRGHHVHGWRLGRNFGPAPETVQGLAARLLALHARHEQRVALVGWSLGGIYARELARHFPDHVRQVITLGSPFRDPNATTVARLQRFGIGPRADERFAAFVDRLREPLPVPSTSILSRTDGIVAWRSCVEVPGPNRETIAVESSHAGMPHHPAVLLVVAERLAQADGAWRPFDPDTAARWPLLRAWPLPA from the coding sequence ATGCGCCGCTTTTCGACGGCGACGGCGGCGCAGTCAACGTCCCTCGCACCACGCGGCCGTGCGCGCCCGTCGTTGACGCGCCCGACGGCGCCGGGCCTAAGTGGCGAGGTGCCGCCCGAGACGCCCATCGCGCCGCCGTTGGCCGCGCTGCTGGCCCTCGAGATGCGCGCGGGCCTCGAGCTGCTCGGCCTGCTGCCGGCCCTGCCCTGGCTGCGGGCCGCCCATCGCGGCTGCGGCAGCCCGGTGCTGGTCCTGCCCGGCTACCTCGCCGACGACGTCGCGACGCGCGCGCTGCGCTGGTTCCTGCGCGACCGCGGCCACCACGTCCACGGCTGGCGGCTCGGCCGCAACTTCGGGCCGGCCCCCGAGACCGTGCAGGGTCTCGCGGCACGCCTCCTCGCGCTGCACGCGCGGCACGAGCAGCGCGTCGCGCTCGTCGGCTGGAGCCTCGGCGGCATCTACGCCCGCGAGCTGGCGCGGCACTTTCCCGACCACGTGCGCCAGGTCATCACGCTCGGCTCGCCCTTCCGCGATCCCAACGCCACGACCGTCGCCCGTCTCCAGCGGTTCGGCATCGGGCCGCGCGCCGACGAGCGCTTCGCCGCCTTCGTCGACCGCCTGCGCGAGCCGTTGCCCGTGCCCTCGACCTCGATCCTCAGCCGCACCGACGGCATCGTCGCGTGGCGGAGCTGCGTCGAGGTGCCGGGGCCGAACCGCGAGACGATCGCCGTCGAGTCGAGCCACGCCGGCATGCCGCACCATCCCGCGGTCCTGCTCGTCGTCGCCGAGCGGCTCGCACAGGCCGACGGCGCTTGGCGGCCCTTCGACCCGGACACCGCGGCCCGGTGGCCGCTGCTGCGCGCCTGGCCGCTGCCGGCATGA
- a CDS encoding DoxX family protein, with product MATFMRPWEPQTYALMRIVVGFLFMWHGSQKILGVPPMPPVDPPPPAAIIWTAGLIELVGGLLVMIGLQTRWAAFLSSGLMACAYWMAHGLQALLPIQNGGELAALYCFVFLYVAARGPGIWSVDGGRAT from the coding sequence ATGGCGACGTTCATGCGGCCCTGGGAGCCCCAGACCTACGCGCTCATGCGCATCGTGGTCGGATTCCTCTTCATGTGGCACGGCTCGCAGAAGATCCTCGGGGTCCCGCCCATGCCGCCGGTCGACCCGCCGCCGCCGGCCGCCATCATCTGGACGGCGGGTCTCATCGAGCTCGTGGGCGGGCTCCTCGTGATGATCGGCCTCCAGACGCGCTGGGCCGCCTTCCTGTCGAGCGGGCTCATGGCCTGCGCGTACTGGATGGCGCACGGCCTCCAGGCGCTGCTGCCGATCCAGAACGGCGGCGAGCTGGCGGCGCTGTACTGCTTCGTCTTCCTCTACGTCGCGGCGCGCGGGCCCGGCATCTGGAGCGTGGACGGGGGGCGCGCGACGTGA